One segment of Radiobacillus kanasensis DNA contains the following:
- the ftsY gene encoding signal recognition particle-docking protein FtsY: MSFFKKLKDKFSGNVADEEVSDKFKEGLSKTRGSFSSKINDLVARYRKVDEDFFEDLEEILISADVGVTTVMDLIDELKMEVKRRNIKETSELKEVISEKLVDIYYADDDEHMEELQINHDGLNIVLFVGVNGVGKTTTIGKLAHRLKNEGKKVVLAAGDTFRAGAIEQLAVWGERVGVEVIKHSEGSDPAAVIYDGIQAAKSRGADVLLCDTAGRLQNKVNLMNELSKVKRVIEREVPGAPHEVLLVLDATTGQNAMSQAKTFSESTNVTGIVLSKLDGTAKGGIVLAIRNELDIPVKFVGLGEKVDDLQQFDPHAFVYGLFADMLEE; this comes from the coding sequence ATGAGTTTTTTCAAGAAATTAAAGGATAAATTTTCAGGGAATGTAGCAGATGAAGAAGTATCAGATAAGTTTAAAGAAGGATTAAGCAAGACGAGAGGTTCTTTTTCTAGCAAAATCAATGATTTAGTGGCACGTTATCGAAAAGTCGATGAGGACTTTTTTGAGGATTTGGAAGAAATTCTGATTTCTGCAGACGTAGGTGTTACGACTGTTATGGATCTTATTGATGAACTGAAAATGGAAGTCAAGCGCCGCAATATTAAGGAGACAAGTGAACTAAAAGAAGTGATTTCTGAAAAACTCGTTGACATTTATTATGCCGATGATGACGAGCACATGGAGGAGCTTCAAATCAACCATGATGGGTTGAATATTGTCCTTTTCGTTGGCGTAAATGGAGTAGGGAAAACAACAACGATTGGAAAGCTAGCACACCGCTTAAAGAATGAAGGGAAGAAAGTTGTGCTCGCAGCTGGAGATACGTTTCGTGCTGGCGCGATTGAACAGCTTGCCGTTTGGGGTGAGCGTGTTGGAGTCGAAGTCATAAAGCATAGTGAAGGAAGTGACCCGGCTGCGGTTATCTATGATGGAATCCAAGCAGCTAAATCTCGTGGAGCGGATGTGCTGTTGTGTGATACAGCAGGCCGATTACAAAACAAAGTAAATCTTATGAACGAGCTTTCTAAAGTGAAGCGAGTAATCGAAAGAGAAGTGCCAGGTGCTCCGCATGAGGTATTACTAGTGTTAGATGCAACAACCGGTCAAAATGCGATGAGCCAAGCGAAAACTTTTTCTGAATCAACGAATGTTACGGGTATTGTCTTATCGAAACTTGATGGAACAGCAAAAGGTGGAATCGTTTTAGCGATCCGCAATGAACTCGATATTCCGGTAAAATTTGTAGGGTTAGGGGAAAAAGTAGACGATCTTCAGCAATTTGACCCTCACGCATTTGTTTATGGTCTGTTTGCTGATATGCTAGAAGAGTAA
- the rplS gene encoding 50S ribosomal protein L19, translated as MQHIIDEITKDQLRTDLPKFRAGDTVKVHVKVVEGNRERIQVFEGVVIKRQNGGISETFTVRKISYGVGVERTFPVHSPRVDKIEVSRRGKVRRAKLYYLRKLRGKAARIKEIR; from the coding sequence GTGCAACATATTATTGATGAAATTACAAAAGATCAACTTCGTACTGATTTACCGAAATTCCGTGCAGGGGATACGGTGAAAGTTCACGTTAAGGTTGTCGAGGGTAACCGTGAGCGTATTCAGGTATTCGAAGGTGTTGTAATCAAACGTCAAAATGGTGGAATCAGTGAAACATTTACGGTTCGTAAGATTTCTTACGGTGTAGGTGTTGAACGTACATTCCCAGTACATTCTCCACGAGTTGACAAGATTGAAGTTAGCCGTCGTGGTAAAGTACGTCGTGCGAAGCTTTATTATCTACGTAAACTACGTGGAAAAGCAGCCCGTATTAAAGAAATTCGCTAA
- the lepB gene encoding signal peptidase I, with translation MARKRNEWLDWLKALIIAGLLAFFVRMFLFTPIVVDGPSMLPTLEDGDHMIVNKFTYFVGEPERFDIVIFHATAKKDFIKRVIGLPGEHVEVRDESLYIDGGKVEEPFLDKKKEELDENDVYTFDFTLEDLPGNYSEIPPDHVLVLGDNRSNSTDSRLLGLIPYDQIVGEAAVLYWPLDRFRFIN, from the coding sequence GTGGCCAGAAAGAGGAATGAATGGTTGGATTGGTTAAAAGCATTGATCATAGCTGGTCTATTAGCCTTTTTTGTCCGAATGTTTTTGTTTACACCAATCGTAGTGGATGGCCCATCAATGCTTCCTACCCTAGAGGATGGGGATCATATGATTGTAAACAAGTTTACTTATTTTGTGGGAGAACCAGAACGATTTGACATCGTCATATTTCATGCCACCGCAAAAAAAGACTTTATTAAACGAGTAATCGGGTTACCAGGTGAACATGTTGAAGTAAGAGATGAAAGCCTATATATCGATGGGGGAAAAGTAGAGGAACCATTTCTAGATAAAAAAAAGGAAGAATTAGACGAAAACGATGTTTATACGTTTGACTTCACTTTAGAGGATCTTCCTGGTAATTACAGTGAAATTCCCCCTGATCATGTTTTAGTGTTAGGGGACAATAGAAGTAACTCAACAGATAGTAGATTATTAGGGCTTATCCCTTACGATCAGATTGTGGGAGAGGCTGCAGTATTATATTGGCCTCTGGATCGATTTAGGTTTATAAATTAA
- the rpsP gene encoding 30S ribosomal protein S16 yields MAVKIRLKRMGSKRNPFYRVVVADSRSPRDGRIIEQIGTYNPVANPVEVKLDEQKALDWMTKGAKPSDTVRNLFSNEGIMTKFHELKNQK; encoded by the coding sequence ATGGCAGTTAAAATTAGACTTAAACGTATGGGTTCTAAAAGAAATCCATTTTATCGTGTAGTTGTAGCAGATTCTCGTTCACCTCGTGATGGACGTATTATTGAGCAAATTGGCACATACAATCCGGTTGCAAATCCGGTTGAAGTAAAACTTGATGAGCAAAAAGCTTTAGACTGGATGACAAAAGGTGCAAAACCTAGCGATACTGTACGTAACTTATTTTCTAACGAAGGCATCATGACGAAATTCCACGAATTGAAAAACCAAAAGTAA
- the rimM gene encoding ribosome maturation factor RimM (Essential for efficient processing of 16S rRNA) produces MTNHLYNVGKIVNTHGIRGEVKVVRITDFEERFEKGETLYWVSSEGGEPIPLTIDGHRIHKQFDLLHFKSYDSINDVERFKNGMLKIEESQLTPLEEGEYYYHQIIGCEVETVEGEFLGKIKEILSPGANDVWVIQRPKQKDLLIPYIEEIVVDINVEEKKVKIDPMEGLLDE; encoded by the coding sequence ATGACAAACCATTTATATAATGTAGGAAAAATCGTGAACACTCACGGTATTCGTGGCGAGGTGAAGGTCGTTCGGATAACAGATTTTGAAGAAAGATTCGAGAAGGGCGAGACTTTATACTGGGTATCGTCTGAAGGGGGAGAGCCTATTCCTTTAACGATAGATGGGCATCGTATTCATAAGCAATTCGATTTACTCCACTTTAAATCGTATGACTCTATCAATGATGTGGAACGATTTAAGAACGGTATGTTAAAAATAGAGGAATCCCAGCTTACACCACTTGAAGAAGGGGAATACTACTATCACCAAATCATAGGTTGTGAGGTGGAAACAGTAGAAGGGGAATTTCTCGGAAAAATAAAAGAGATTTTATCACCTGGTGCGAATGATGTCTGGGTAATTCAACGTCCTAAACAGAAGGACTTACTTATTCCCTACATTGAAGAGATTGTCGTTGATATTAATGTAGAGGAAAAGAAGGTCAAGATAGATCCAATGGAAGGACTGCTAGATGAATGA
- the smc gene encoding chromosome segregation protein SMC: MFLKRLETVGFKSFAERISVDFVPGVTAVVGPNGSGKSNIIDAVRWVLGEQSAKSLRGSKMEDIIFQGSDSRKPLNVAEVTLVLDNTDQALPVDYHEVSVTRRVFRSGESEFLINKQSCRLKDIVDLFMDSGLGREAFSIISQGKVEEILSSKAEERRSIFEEAAGVLKYKNRKKKAEYKLAETQENLNRIEDIIYEIENQLEPLKEQAAVAKDYLEKKDRLKEREISLLIAEIELLHAEWKTILQELESEKEKEIALKTKIQQQEAKLEEERSSIEDLDSHIESLQDSLLRYTQELENLEGKKQLLQERSKHYHENKTNLELEITQLQDKSEGIRENLASEQQRLTTLEAKRNDTKKQLSELNEELSLTEKNIEEQIEELKSDYIERLNEQAAKRNERQSIEKQVEQITYKMSQQKEKFKGSISERDKWKTEVDRLESVHTEAKENYSKSEVVFQNTKKSLDVEKHKYQDMQTKLYQGYQHIEKLKSKKEMLEDMKEDFQGFFYGVKEVLKAREDRVLNDIEGAVIELIQVPDKHITAIETALGGQAQHVVVKDEQAARKAINWLKQTNKGRATFLPLDTIKPKMIGKDLRSGAERHPGFVGIASELLNFNPTYKDIVHHLLGNVVIASTLKDANEIASILQRRFRVVTLDGDVVNPGGSMTGGAVKKNNQSLFTREKDLQDINVKLEDFEKKAVAFERQVNEQKQKVTQLEEQLEEQRETIRQAQETVQNRQADWKEMALKVNHLNDNLSLFDQDNHQYEQELEGLNERDLRLEEELNTLSHMLASIQENIDQLSKQQSEYKENQDRIQSAFHQHQVTLAEEETEVRSQREKVENYQASLREVEESLAENKQQLQELMDMHESGESMNELDSKLEEKQKQKEDVTEQIQTKRQERYARSQAVQDAEREMKEENRLYQFLMQQIQDKEVKSNRLDVELENRLSHLETEYKLTFEKAQQTYEKAEDIEEAKRAVKLIKRAIEELGTVNLGAIDEYDRIEERYAFLSEQKLDLVQAKDTLYGVISEMDEEMKRRFDETFSKIKEEFTIVFQELFGGGRAELKLTDPSNLLDTGVDIIAQPPGKKLQHLGLLSGGERALTAIALLFAILRVRPVPFCILDEVEAALDDANVNRFARYLKVFSHETQFIVITHRKGTMEEADVLYGVTMQELGVSRLVSVRLEDAPALVQA; this comes from the coding sequence ATGTTCCTTAAACGATTAGAAACAGTAGGGTTTAAATCTTTTGCAGAACGAATCTCTGTAGATTTCGTACCTGGCGTGACTGCAGTTGTTGGCCCTAATGGAAGCGGAAAAAGTAATATTATAGATGCGGTTCGCTGGGTGCTTGGAGAGCAGTCTGCGAAATCTCTACGTGGTTCGAAAATGGAAGATATTATTTTTCAAGGTAGTGATTCACGAAAACCGTTAAATGTTGCGGAGGTCACCCTTGTACTTGACAACACAGATCAAGCACTACCTGTCGATTATCATGAGGTAAGCGTAACGAGACGTGTGTTTCGTTCTGGGGAAAGTGAGTTTCTCATTAACAAACAATCCTGCCGATTGAAGGATATTGTTGACTTATTTATGGACTCTGGTTTAGGAAGAGAAGCATTCTCTATCATTAGTCAGGGGAAAGTCGAAGAAATCTTAAGCTCCAAAGCCGAAGAAAGAAGAAGTATCTTTGAAGAGGCGGCGGGTGTGTTAAAGTATAAAAATCGTAAGAAGAAAGCCGAATATAAGCTAGCAGAAACACAAGAAAACTTGAATCGAATTGAAGATATTATTTACGAAATTGAAAACCAACTAGAGCCTTTAAAAGAACAGGCGGCTGTAGCAAAAGACTACCTTGAGAAAAAAGATCGTCTGAAAGAGCGTGAAATTTCCTTGCTTATCGCAGAAATTGAGCTGCTTCATGCAGAATGGAAAACGATTCTTCAGGAATTAGAGTCAGAAAAAGAAAAAGAAATTGCTCTGAAGACGAAAATTCAACAGCAAGAAGCGAAGTTGGAGGAAGAACGAAGCTCCATAGAGGATTTAGATTCCCATATTGAGTCCTTGCAGGATTCCTTACTACGATACACGCAAGAACTAGAAAATCTAGAAGGTAAAAAACAACTCTTGCAGGAACGCTCTAAGCATTACCATGAAAACAAAACAAACCTAGAATTAGAAATCACCCAGCTGCAGGATAAGTCAGAAGGTATTCGAGAGAATCTTGCCAGTGAGCAGCAACGTTTAACTACACTCGAGGCAAAGCGTAATGACACGAAGAAGCAGCTGTCTGAGTTAAACGAGGAGCTTTCGTTAACCGAGAAAAACATTGAAGAGCAAATTGAAGAATTAAAAAGTGATTATATTGAACGATTAAACGAGCAAGCGGCCAAACGCAATGAAAGACAATCGATTGAAAAGCAAGTAGAACAGATCACCTATAAAATGTCTCAACAAAAAGAGAAGTTTAAAGGGTCTATTTCTGAGCGTGATAAATGGAAAACGGAAGTAGATCGGTTAGAATCCGTGCATACAGAAGCTAAAGAAAACTATTCGAAATCGGAAGTGGTCTTCCAGAATACGAAAAAATCGCTTGATGTAGAAAAACATAAATATCAAGACATGCAAACAAAGCTTTATCAAGGCTATCAACATATTGAAAAATTGAAGTCTAAAAAAGAAATGCTTGAAGATATGAAAGAAGACTTTCAAGGCTTTTTCTATGGCGTTAAAGAAGTATTGAAGGCTAGAGAGGATCGTGTTCTAAACGACATTGAAGGAGCAGTTATTGAGCTCATCCAAGTCCCTGATAAGCATATAACTGCAATAGAAACTGCTTTAGGTGGACAAGCACAACACGTAGTTGTAAAAGATGAACAAGCAGCAAGAAAAGCAATCAACTGGTTAAAACAAACCAATAAAGGTCGAGCAACCTTTTTACCTTTAGATACGATAAAACCAAAGATGATTGGCAAAGATTTAAGAAGTGGGGCGGAACGCCACCCTGGCTTTGTAGGAATTGCATCAGAACTGTTAAACTTTAATCCCACTTATAAAGATATTGTTCATCATCTGTTAGGTAATGTTGTGATAGCGTCTACGTTAAAGGATGCCAATGAAATTGCCTCTATTCTCCAACGCCGATTTAGGGTTGTTACATTAGATGGTGATGTCGTAAATCCAGGCGGTTCCATGACGGGGGGAGCGGTTAAAAAGAACAACCAATCCTTGTTTACCCGTGAAAAGGATTTACAGGACATCAATGTGAAGCTGGAGGATTTTGAGAAAAAAGCCGTTGCCTTTGAAAGACAAGTGAACGAACAAAAACAAAAGGTTACACAGCTTGAAGAACAACTAGAAGAGCAAAGGGAAACGATTAGACAGGCTCAGGAAACCGTTCAAAACCGTCAAGCGGACTGGAAAGAGATGGCGCTAAAAGTTAACCATCTTAATGACAACCTATCACTCTTTGATCAAGACAATCATCAATACGAACAAGAGCTAGAAGGATTGAACGAACGTGATCTTCGATTAGAAGAAGAGCTAAACACGTTAAGCCATATGTTAGCCAGCATCCAAGAAAACATCGATCAGTTATCGAAGCAACAATCTGAATACAAGGAAAATCAAGATCGAATCCAGTCCGCTTTCCATCAACATCAGGTTACACTAGCAGAAGAAGAGACAGAGGTTCGAAGTCAACGAGAGAAAGTGGAGAACTATCAAGCATCCTTACGAGAAGTAGAAGAAAGTTTAGCAGAAAATAAGCAACAACTACAAGAATTGATGGATATGCACGAGAGTGGAGAGTCCATGAATGAGTTAGACTCAAAACTAGAAGAGAAACAAAAACAAAAAGAAGATGTGACAGAGCAAATTCAAACGAAACGTCAAGAACGATATGCGAGATCACAAGCTGTTCAGGATGCTGAACGTGAAATGAAGGAAGAAAATAGACTTTATCAGTTCTTGATGCAACAGATTCAAGATAAAGAAGTAAAGTCCAATCGGTTAGATGTGGAATTAGAAAATCGTTTGAGCCATTTGGAAACCGAATATAAGCTGACGTTTGAAAAAGCACAACAAACCTATGAGAAAGCGGAAGACATCGAAGAAGCGAAGCGTGCAGTAAAACTTATTAAACGAGCCATTGAAGAGCTTGGTACTGTTAACTTAGGTGCGATTGATGAGTATGATCGTATCGAAGAACGTTATGCCTTCTTATCCGAGCAGAAGCTTGATCTTGTTCAAGCGAAGGACACGCTTTACGGTGTTATCTCCGAAATGGATGAAGAAATGAAGCGAAGATTTGATGAAACGTTTTCGAAAATTAAAGAAGAGTTTACGATTGTTTTCCAAGAGCTTTTTGGTGGTGGACGTGCTGAATTAAAACTTACTGACCCTAGCAATTTATTAGATACTGGGGTAGATATCATTGCACAGCCACCTGGTAAGAAACTACAGCATTTAGGTCTTCTGTCTGGTGGAGAAAGAGCGCTAACGGCTATTGCTTTGTTATTTGCTATTCTACGCGTTCGACCAGTACCTTTCTGTATTTTGGATGAAGTAGAGGCGGCGTTGGATGACGCGAATGTAAACCGTTTTGCTCGTTATTTAAAGGTATTCAGTCATGAAACGCAATTTATCGTCATTACACACCGAAAGGGAACGATGGAAGAAGCAGATGTCCTATACGGGGTAACGATGCAAGAGCTTGGTGTATCTCGTCTCGTATCTGTTCGATTAGAAGACGCTCCGGCCTTAGTGCAAGCTTAA
- a CDS encoding putative DNA-binding protein — MLEKTTRVNYLFDFYQELLTDKQKKYMEMYYLEDFSLGEISEAYGVSRQAVYDNIRRTESMLESYEEKLHLYEKFEERKQLVEQLEDFLKQQNGEVPNPIIESLKELD; from the coding sequence GTGTTAGAAAAAACGACTAGAGTCAATTACTTATTTGATTTTTACCAGGAACTATTAACGGATAAGCAGAAAAAATACATGGAAATGTATTATCTGGAGGATTTTTCGTTAGGGGAAATTTCAGAAGCCTATGGAGTATCGAGACAAGCTGTCTATGACAATATTAGACGAACAGAGTCTATGCTCGAATCCTATGAGGAAAAGCTTCATCTTTACGAAAAGTTTGAAGAAAGAAAGCAACTTGTTGAGCAATTAGAAGATTTCTTAAAGCAACAAAATGGGGAAGTACCTAATCCCATTATTGAATCTTTAAAAGAACTAGATTAG
- the ffh gene encoding signal recognition particle protein, translating to MAFEGLADRLQNTIQRMKGKGKVTEQDVKEMTREVRLALLEADVNFKVVKQFINKIKERAVGQEIMESLTPGQQVIKVVKEELTALMGGEQSKIAVADRPPTVIMMVGLQGAGKTTTTGKLANLLRKKHNRNPLLVAADIYRPAAIDQLQTLGKQLSMPVFSLGTEVSPVEIANKAMEQAKEEHHDYVIIDTAGRLHVDSDLMDELTQIKENVKPDEIFLVVDAMTGQDAVNVAESFNEQLDITGVVLTKLDGDTRGGAALSIKAVTDTPIKFAGMGEKLTDLEAFHPERMASRILGMGDVLSLIEKAQENVDEKRAKELEEKMRTASFTFDDFLEQMSQVRNMGPLEDLLGMLPGANKMKGMKNLQIDEKQISHVEAIIQSMTKQERLDPSLINASRKKRIAKGSGRNVAEVNRLLKQFNEMKKMMKQMTNMQKGKKGKGFKFPFM from the coding sequence ATGGCATTTGAAGGTTTAGCCGACCGTTTGCAAAATACGATTCAAAGAATGAAAGGCAAAGGGAAGGTTACCGAGCAGGATGTAAAGGAAATGACCCGTGAAGTACGTCTAGCTCTTTTAGAAGCAGACGTTAATTTTAAGGTCGTCAAACAATTTATTAACAAAATTAAAGAACGTGCTGTTGGCCAAGAAATCATGGAAAGTCTGACTCCAGGTCAACAAGTTATTAAAGTCGTAAAAGAAGAACTTACAGCTTTGATGGGTGGAGAGCAAAGTAAAATTGCTGTTGCTGATCGACCGCCAACCGTCATTATGATGGTTGGTTTACAAGGTGCGGGGAAAACAACTACGACAGGGAAGCTAGCAAATTTATTGCGGAAGAAGCACAACCGTAATCCATTGCTCGTTGCAGCGGATATTTATCGTCCCGCAGCTATTGATCAGCTTCAAACCCTAGGGAAACAGCTTAGTATGCCGGTATTCTCACTTGGAACAGAAGTTAGTCCAGTAGAGATTGCGAATAAGGCGATGGAACAAGCAAAGGAAGAGCATCATGATTATGTCATCATTGATACAGCTGGTCGCCTTCATGTTGATTCTGACTTAATGGATGAGTTAACACAGATTAAAGAAAATGTGAAACCAGATGAGATCTTCCTCGTTGTGGATGCAATGACTGGTCAGGATGCCGTAAATGTAGCGGAAAGCTTTAATGAACAACTGGATATTACAGGGGTTGTCCTTACTAAACTAGATGGGGACACTCGTGGTGGTGCGGCACTATCGATTAAAGCTGTTACGGACACGCCGATTAAATTTGCTGGTATGGGAGAAAAATTAACAGATTTAGAAGCCTTCCATCCGGAGCGTATGGCCTCTCGAATTCTTGGCATGGGAGATGTACTTTCTCTGATTGAAAAAGCCCAAGAAAACGTGGATGAAAAACGCGCGAAAGAATTAGAAGAGAAGATGCGGACGGCATCCTTTACTTTTGATGATTTCTTAGAGCAGATGTCACAAGTTCGGAACATGGGGCCTTTAGAGGACTTACTAGGCATGCTCCCAGGCGCGAACAAGATGAAAGGCATGAAAAACCTGCAAATCGATGAGAAGCAAATCTCACACGTGGAAGCAATCATTCAATCCATGACGAAGCAAGAACGTTTGGACCCTAGTCTTATTAATGCGAGCCGAAAAAAAAGAATTGCTAAAGGGTCTGGTCGTAATGTGGCAGAAGTAAACCGATTGCTGAAGCAATTTAATGAAATGAAGAAAATGATGAAGCAAATGACGAACATGCAAAAAGGGAAAAAAGGCAAAGGATTCAAGTTTCCGTTCATGTAA
- a CDS encoding YlqD family protein: MQVIRKIPVKQVLTESSKQKLHNQFVSHQKQLEQECQQLQFEQRKLLSKKGISREEVTKRFQQEIAQRTDKLKWIEFQLDQLETLPLGSELTEGEVESLVEVEVGSNWEELFGKQAIIVKDGIVTKIK; encoded by the coding sequence ATGCAAGTCATTCGTAAGATTCCAGTAAAACAAGTCTTGACTGAATCAAGTAAACAAAAGCTACATAACCAATTTGTTAGTCATCAAAAGCAACTTGAACAAGAGTGTCAACAGCTTCAGTTTGAGCAGAGAAAGCTATTGAGTAAAAAAGGAATTTCCCGTGAAGAAGTGACAAAAAGATTTCAACAGGAAATTGCGCAAAGAACAGACAAGCTTAAGTGGATCGAATTTCAACTTGATCAGTTGGAAACCCTTCCGCTTGGAAGTGAGTTAACAGAAGGTGAAGTTGAATCTCTTGTTGAGGTTGAAGTTGGAAGTAACTGGGAAGAACTATTTGGTAAACAAGCTATCATCGTAAAAGACGGAATCGTTACCAAAATAAAATAG
- the ylqF gene encoding ribosome biogenesis GTPase YlqF yields MTIQWFPGHMAKAKREVQEKLKLVDYVIELLDARAPESSQNPMLHQVLQDKPRMVVLMKKDLADQKATDRWIQHFSNKGIPTVAVDVQQKKDIEHVIQIARDMGKSKMEKLKKKGIRPRPARAMIIGIPNVGKSTLINRLAHKKIAKTGDRPGVTTSQQWIKVKDFELLDTPGILWPKFEDEVVGYRLAALGTIKDQLLPMEDVAAFIIRYLKARYPSVLTDRFQLSLHTEDMMEIFESIGKLRGCLGSGGIVSLEKTADVIIRDLRTGKMGGISLEWPEIEKEASSS; encoded by the coding sequence ATGACCATTCAATGGTTTCCTGGTCATATGGCCAAAGCGAAACGAGAAGTTCAAGAAAAATTAAAGCTTGTAGATTACGTCATTGAATTATTAGATGCACGTGCACCAGAGTCTTCACAAAATCCGATGCTTCACCAAGTGTTGCAAGACAAGCCGCGAATGGTCGTACTGATGAAAAAGGATTTGGCAGATCAGAAGGCGACAGATCGATGGATTCAACATTTTTCTAACAAAGGGATTCCAACCGTGGCCGTGGATGTTCAACAAAAGAAAGATATCGAACATGTTATCCAGATTGCACGTGATATGGGGAAAAGCAAGATGGAAAAGTTAAAGAAAAAAGGGATTCGTCCTCGACCAGCTCGCGCCATGATCATAGGTATCCCGAACGTTGGGAAGTCGACCTTGATTAATCGATTAGCCCATAAGAAAATTGCAAAAACAGGTGATCGACCAGGTGTTACGACTAGTCAACAATGGATCAAAGTGAAAGACTTTGAGTTACTTGATACACCAGGTATTTTATGGCCAAAGTTTGAGGACGAAGTGGTCGGCTATCGTCTCGCAGCGTTAGGAACTATTAAGGACCAGCTACTCCCTATGGAAGATGTGGCAGCATTTATCATCCGTTATTTGAAGGCTCGCTACCCATCTGTTTTAACAGATCGGTTTCAACTATCCTTACATACAGAGGATATGATGGAGATCTTTGAATCCATTGGAAAGCTTCGAGGCTGTCTGGGTAGTGGTGGAATCGTTAGCTTAGAAAAAACAGCAGATGTCATTATTAGAGATTTACGAACTGGTAAAATGGGAGGTATAAGCCTAGAGTGGCCGGAAATAGAAAAAGAGGCATCATCATCGTGA
- the trmD gene encoding tRNA (guanosine(37)-N1)-methyltransferase TrmD, with product MKVDILTLFPEMFEGVFSHSILKRATESGAFSYNLVNFREYTGNKHNKVDDYPYGGGAGLVLSPQPIFDALENISTDTSKKPRIILMCPQGESYTQQKAEELAKEEHLIFICGHYEGYDERIREHLVTDEISIGDYVLTGGELGAMVVVDSVIRLLPSVLGNEASAPNDSFSSGLLEHPHYTRPADFRGMKVPDVLLSGNHAKIEEWRKQQSLKRTLERRKDLLEHYPLSEQDKEWLKQWKDHDNLS from the coding sequence ATGAAAGTAGATATTCTAACACTATTTCCAGAAATGTTTGAAGGAGTTTTCAGTCATTCTATCTTGAAGAGAGCAACTGAATCAGGCGCTTTTTCCTATAATCTAGTGAATTTCCGTGAATATACGGGAAATAAACATAACAAAGTAGATGATTATCCGTATGGAGGAGGGGCTGGTCTCGTCTTAAGCCCACAACCGATTTTTGATGCATTGGAAAACATCTCAACAGATACAAGTAAGAAACCACGGATTATTTTGATGTGTCCACAAGGAGAGTCTTACACGCAACAGAAGGCAGAAGAGCTTGCTAAAGAAGAGCACCTTATCTTTATTTGTGGCCATTATGAAGGTTACGACGAGCGTATTCGTGAACATCTCGTCACCGATGAGATTTCCATAGGCGATTACGTATTAACGGGTGGAGAGCTTGGAGCTATGGTAGTTGTAGATAGTGTCATCCGCTTGTTACCGAGTGTGCTAGGAAATGAGGCATCAGCACCAAACGATTCCTTTTCAAGTGGTTTGCTAGAGCACCCACATTATACGAGACCAGCAGATTTTCGAGGGATGAAAGTACCTGATGTTTTATTATCTGGAAACCATGCCAAGATCGAAGAATGGCGAAAGCAGCAATCGTTAAAAAGAACACTTGAACGACGCAAGGATTTACTAGAACATTATCCATTAAGTGAGCAAGATAAAGAATGGCTAAAACAATGGAAAGATCATGATAATTTAAGTTGA
- a CDS encoding KH domain-containing protein, translating into MKALIETIIKPLVDFPEEIQVTEKEEQHKITYHLTVHPDDVGKVIGKNGRIAKAVRTVVYAAGTDTNKRIYLDIM; encoded by the coding sequence ATGAAAGCCTTGATTGAAACCATTATAAAACCTTTAGTCGACTTTCCTGAAGAAATCCAAGTAACAGAGAAAGAAGAGCAACATAAGATTACGTACCATCTTACTGTTCATCCGGATGATGTAGGGAAAGTAATAGGAAAAAATGGTCGAATTGCAAAAGCGGTTCGAACAGTTGTGTATGCAGCTGGAACAGATACGAATAAACGTATTTATTTAGATATCATGTAA